The DNA window taaaaggagTCTTGACAGGccatatcaatataaataaaaggagTCTTGACAGGccatatcaatataaataaaaggagTCTTGACAGGccatatcaatataaataaaaggagTCTTGACAGGccatatcaatataaataaaaggagTCTTGACAGGccatatcaatataaataaaaggagTCTTGACAGGccatatcaatataaataaaaggagTCTTGACAGGccatatcaatataaataaaaggagTCTTGACAGGccatatcaatataaataaaaggagTCTTGACAGGccatatcaatataaataaaaggagTCTTGACAGGccatatcaatataaataaaaggagTCTTGACAGGccatatcaatataaataaaaggagTCTTGACAGGccatatcaatataaataaaaggagTCTTGACAGGccatatcaatataaataaaaggagTCTTGACAGGccatatcaatataaataaaaggagTCTTGACAGGccatatcaatataaataaaaggagTCTTGACAGGccatatcaatataaataaaaggagTCTTGACAGGCCATATCATAAAAGGATGACAGGccatatcaatataaataaaaggagTCTTGACAGGccatatcaatataaataaaaggagTCTTGACAGGccatatcaatataaataaaaggagTCTTGACAGGCCATATCCTTATTCCATCCTTTCAACAGTGACAATCGCTATAAATGTCAGCAAATTAGTCGACATTGCAATCGTAAAACACAAATTAGATCTACAAACCAATGTTAAAGTCCCACAGGTTGAGAATATAGATATCCTAGTAGTATCTTTTTTTTACTCCAAAAGCCGTTCAAGACCTACAAAACCCTGTTGTTTTCAACCGGCTGGGTGCACAATGTGGAAAGTGTACGAGATATTCAACTACATAGCTCACTCGAAGCTAgtcctgttgtttttttattctatcaGTGGTATATTTACAATCAAGATATACTACATCGCATTGCATTGCGCTTTAAGTTTGTCTGTTTTGTAAGACCACTTTCTTCAGCACGCAGTACcacatattttacacaaataagcCCTAGCTTTTAAGACTACCTGTTTTGACAAGCCACagttttgataaaactttatGGTCCATTGGGCCCCTCTACCTAGCACAAGTTGTACGAGCCTGTATCGTAGTATTTAGCTTACGAGAAGCACGAAATATTAACAAGCTGTAGATAACTGTGCACTATAACTATGACATGGTACTTTGTATATACAAGCAGTACTAACCAGCTATAAAATGAGAACAATAAAGGTTATGATACGACGATGGCTTCGAAGCCTTGTCAATGTGGCTCGGGGCTGCACGTTTTACTTCTGCAGTCCATTTAACTATACATATTGGATCATTTTCAAACGTATAGAGCGATAACTTTGTATTCTTTGTCTGGTTATTTGTACATTTAACTGCTGCACACTTGACTGTTATTTCAAATTCCGATATCAGCAACTACATCGTCATTACAAGATTGTCTCTCCACCACGTTCAAATTGTCGGTATTCACTTTTCGGCTGGCCGGTAATATATGCATGACGTTATGCGCATAGCGTCTATATCTGCCTGTATCCTGCGCAACAGAAGTCATGAAAAAATAATTCAGGATTTGTCAGTTTCACTGGCCacatacactgctgaccaaaatcttaaggccaatgaacataaagaaaaaatatgcattttgcgttgttagactcaaccacttatttgagtagagctttgaaacatgaaaataagaaaagggaaaataaaaaccttttagcatttaataaggaaaatgtgaacactatgaaattagcctaaatactagctggtcaaaagtttaaggccatactgaaacgaagcgttaatcggtaaacacgtaacgatatttagtcatttgtgttcaagcaatAGCGTTGTCAACACctcccattgacatctcctgtgttacattgggtaaaaacatggcaaaggataaaaagtttgaacgtggtagaattgtcgagctgcaaaagcaaggtatctctcaatgtgccatcgctggtgaaatttggtgtagtaaaactactgttaaaaatttcttaaaagactctgagggatacggaacgagaataccaagtggtcggtccaagaaaatttcgccggcgttgagcaagaggattcgacgggttgtccggcaagacaccagccgatcgtcgaaccagattaaggccctaacggacgcagaatgcagctcaagaacaataagacggcatgtACGAgataaaggctttaaaaaccgtaaacgtcttcaaaggccacacatcgttccacaccacgaaacagctctgttaagctttgctgagaagcaccaaacattggacgtagaaaagtgaaagaagattttgttctctgatgagaaataatttaatctggatggtccagatggcttccaacgttactggcacgataaggatatcccaccggagacattttctacacgacacagtggagaaggttccatcatgatctgaagtgctttcttcttccatagaacaatggagcttcaggttatacaggggcgtcaaacagcagctggctacattggcatgttggagagagcatctttattgactgaaggccctcgtttgtgtggaaatgactggatctttcaacagaacaacgctgcaatccacaatacccgcaggacaaaggactttttcatagcgaataacgtgattcatTTGGACCATCTACGTGCTCGCCCGAATTgaatgaaccccattgaaaatgtttggatagcaaggaaagtctatagacatggacgtcaattccaaacagtgcaagatcttcgtgaagctatctttaccacttggaataacattccagccagccttctgcaaacgcttatatcgaccatgtcaaagcgaatgtttgcagttattcgcaatgacggccgtgcaactcactactgagacctcttgttggatatttcctaccctgtttaggacttctttttggtatggtcttaaacttttgaccagctagtattcggGCTAATTTTATGGTGTTCACATTTCTCCTATTAAAtgctttcgaagctctactcaaacaagtggttgagtctaacaacgcaaaatgcatattttgtctttacgttcattgaccttaagattttaaCCAGCAGTGCATATTAGCAGAAATACTTGGATTAGGCCCGACGATGAGTAAATACTTGAGAGTAGAAACAGCCTCGTTCATATCCGGGTACGTCCTGTTCACGTGGAATGCTTAATTAAGCTCGGGCAACTTGTTCtaaactgttgaaaaattacTTGATTGTAtatgaataaagttatatttattttacatttcacgGAAGAGATTACAGTCTGTATATTTGTAAACCACAGCAGCACTGAATGTCCAACTCACGTGAAGTCAAGTTGGCACTAACCACGCGAGTAATGAGGTTATTTGCTACACAAAATAAAACGAGTATCATttgtgattttagttttatatttgatttgcaaaaacaaaaaattcataaCGTACATATTCTGCAAATGCcccagtttgttgtttttctttcaacttATTTCTTAGTTGCTTAGTTAAGCTGAAAAACGAACTTGAATGGAAATACTTTTACTAACCTATCTggcaggcatggccaagtgggttaaggcgttcgactcgtaatccgagggttgcaggtttgaatcctggtcgcatcaaacatgcttgccctttagccatgggggtgttataatgtgatggtcaatcccactattcgttggtaaaaaagtagcccaagagttggcggtgggtagtgataactagctgcctttcctctagtcttacactgctaaattagggacagctagcgcagatagccctcgagtagctttgctcgaaattcaaaacaaactaactaacctGTCTATTGTAAAGCTAtgagagaaaaatgttttaataaaatatacgatTAATTTCTAGTCAGGAATGTAATGTTTTAAGTAGTCttaaactaaactattttttttacaatattgttaCACTAAAATACGAATTCCTTCATTTTAATGTTcagtttacagtaaattaaacatttctagaaatattattgagaacaaactaaataaagacTGCGTTTCGTCTCCTTCTCTCCTTATTTCTTTAATTGATATTCACAACGTTAATAGTTTAagctattgttttattgtttatcatGTCTAAAATTAACCACAGTAAACGACCAATAAAATACATTAGTGATAGTTGGTTacactttattaaaacaatattccaGGTCAACGCTGCCCCTGTTACTACTTTCTTTATTTTGGATGGTACTCTCCTTGGTATCCATGATTACACACTGTTACTTCCTTTGTAACAAAGTCCTATTGAAAGATGAAATATCAGATAATCATACATCATATATACATCTCAACAACGTTCTATGTATCTTACGCTGTAGGTGTACATCGGATTCCAGAATCCCATTTGAAGGAAGGCTAAATGCAAAAAAAGATTATTGGAGTTAAACTGGGCGTCTTGACACGTACCTAGCCAAATACGATTGTTGTGAATCCActttcttttatcttaatttttgtgAGAACAGCTTATCGTTTTGAGGTGTGGCTGAGAGTTCGTGAGCCTTCATTAACTTCAAATCCCAGTTTAGTATCTTATTTGTGGTAACAGTATTCCCAACTTCATCACAATGAGTTTTCTTTGATTATCGTATTTTTTACTTTGCAGATGACAGTGTTGCTCCTGAATGATATGGTTTGTTTTTGGAGGTCATTCTTCTTTATGGGTATTAGGGTATGTTGATAattatatacccaggagggtcaggtgcaaaaaGACCTGTTCCTCCATCACTAACGTCAATTTCCAGCTACCACTATGATGAAGTTGTAGTGCTTGAGGGTCAGAGTAACCCACACTTACTCCGACCcatttcagggcaatgtccatatatTGTCTACAATGgcctttttaaaaaattaaatttttatttatttatttttattttatttttataaaatatttttaaaatatgtatataaatctaAATCTAAAGTCTAGTGTTTGGTGGTCTgcttaatttctatttcttaaatacATATTCATAgaagagaggtacttaggactatgttcatcatgtacgtggtaTCTATCGAGgtcacacaataaatcattttcacgtcAAGTTTTAGTGAAATAGCTTGTTGTGtattatgcaagagtctatcAGATAATGTTTAAGTTTACGTGCTTGTGTATGAATGTTGATGAAGTGCTTTATATGCTGTGATgatgattgaattttgtattttctgcagTTTGGATAGTTGATTTTGTGATATGTTTAACCAGGCTGGACATGCGTATTCTATAATggatctaatatatatatattggagaaGTGCCTTGATTTTTTACCCGATAGGCTTTTTCCATAATTTGCTCTGTTCCAGATTCTAGTCAGTATATTGTTAATATGTTGTGTCCACGTTAACTTACTGTAGTATCTTAGGTTGAACGTCATTGCTTTACTAAGCTCCGTTATTCGAGTTTCAATTTCCATGGGGAACACTGAATGTTGTGTCCTTTGGTTCAACATCGTTTAACAATGCCATTGCATGAAcacttttttttcagaaataaatgtaatatatattcatCTAGTCACAAAAACACTCCTGAGAAAGAATGCTCTGTCGATTGATCGGAATTAACCCTAACTATATACACAGGTGTTAAGAATGTTACCACTGCATTAGCATACGCAAATTGTTATTGTAAAGTTCGATTAatcttttatattacattttttgaaaccgttgttattatatgttacattattttactctGTCTTAAGTGACTTGTTTTTTCCAGGTGTGGTGTTCTCAGTTACTACATACCCTTTCCCCAGAGTGTCATAACACGAAATAATCCAATTATAGCTGCTGCTATATTCTCCACTTATTTTGGCAATCCATGTAATAATACCTGTGGAAATGTTACAGAAGACTCGGTAAATTACACTGCCACCACTGCTGAAAACGTGGAATCGGTAAATTACACTGCCACCACTGCTGAAAACGTGGAAACGGTAAATTACACTGCTGTAAACGAAATTGATATCACCGAAGCTGTCACTATGACAACGGAAGTCGAAGCAAACGAGACTATGACTATAGTTACTTCAGATTATTTGGAACCTGATTACAATACAACAACCGACGTTTATGATTTCTCTTGGGAAATTACCACTTCTGAAAATAATACCGATAATCCTTTGAATCAAGACACTACAACAACCTGGTTAACAGACAATAATTCTACGTACAATGTAAGTGAATCCATTTTTAACAGCTAACCTCCTTACaaagtgtgaaaaatattattaattaataggCAGCCCcaattgccccccgctagtacagcagtatgtctacgggtttacaacgctaaaatcagggattcgattccacttggtgggctcagcagatagtccgatgtggctttgctataaaaaaaaacacaaacacacagccCCGATTCCTTTAAAGACATAAATTAGAAGTTGTTCACGAACAACGTTTTTTGACCAATTATGTTCTAAAATAACATGATATTTCATGTTGCTTTTGTTAAAAACTAGGGattgattttaaactacttttctctctcttattatgattttaaatctATTGTGGAAATTCTGTTGTCATTTTTATCACCATGCATAGCTTATAAATTTTTCTATTCGTCTCAATATTTTGATAATGAATTGGCATGAACATGTAAAGTCTGTGCAATAGATATTGGTaattgtaaacaataaatatggtATTCTAATTTACTGGCCATTTACAATTTGCTTCATTAAAGGATCCCATAGATTCAACTTAATATAGAAATTTCAACAGTACTAGTTGAGCTGAGAGTGAGTTGTGATTAAAGGAACTTTGTAACTGGTAATCTGAAACCACCTTTAATTGCCTTTCATAtttagcccgacatggccaggttgttcgggcaatctgagggtcgtgggttcaaattcccatcacaccaaacatgttcgccatgggggcgttatatgtgacggttaatcacattattcgttggtaaaagagcagttcaagacttggcggtgggtggtgatgaatagttatCTTCCTTGTCGTCTTACTttgccaaattaggaacggctagagcaggtagccctcgtgtagctttgcgcaaaattcaacaacatAAAAGCATTACTAATATTTAAAGATTGTTCAATTTTACGAATTAActtattatagtaaaaaatatagtaaatatagtaaaaaGTTTCTCAACTCACTCTCTAAAAgtagaaatttaattataactttgaataAAACGTTTGCGTTGATTTTATTTGGTGCTTTGATTCTACAAACTTTCTAATATTGTGgcaaattatattgaaaaataaaaatgatgtacGCTGCTTCCAAGTTTTCTAATAGAAAACTAGTACAGGACTAGTTTAAAACATAGATTAATGAGGCAAAATACTAGATTAAGTCATGCaccataatatattttacaagaaaCTATCACGTATAAAGAAAGAGTTGTATTGTATAAAATGGTATGTGAGTCGCTATTCTTAATCCTTTACAATCGTGGAGTCATGCGTGGCTCACCGACCAGCGTACCCGGACTGTGAATCTGAAGTTAGTAGTTCGCGCCAAGgccattacatttaaaacatgttACGCGGTTTTGAGCCGTATGTGCGTTATGAAACGTCAAGTCTCTATATTGGGTTAGATGaatgtagcccaagagatgacctGGGGTGCTCTTGATTAGCAATTTTTGTTCCTATTTATTCTGGATATTCATATGCTTTGATATCATTCTTAGACTTGTTGCATAGTCGACAAGACCTTATCACATTCTGTAAACATGCTTATTACAAGTtcactatatttataaaatgaattaacattaaataaattacatatagtatattataaagaaataatatatcgTGTAATGTTTCTTTCAGTACGACCTTAATacaacagaagaagaaaaatatgaaaatgtgacTTACATCTACGTGCATCCGTTAGACAAAAAGACCTATGTTTTGTATCCCCAAACAACATCGCCACCTAACAGCGAGAAATCAGAAATAGAATTGATGTTCGaaacattatttagttttttcACTCGATCAAGaaaagataatgaaaataaagaaaataaagttgtttCCCATAAAGATACTGAACATAGTGCAAAATATTCCTCGAAAGGTAAGTTACACGATGATACAAATCACCAACATATATGTGACAGAGTCCACTGCGAAGAGTggacaaaaaaacaactcagGCTCGCCTATAAGTGCTGTAAGCAAGTCAGTCGCAACAAACCAGAGCTGAGTTACGAAGTCTGTCGTAACTTTGGAAAAACACAATGTAAGAAAGCTCAAGTCGTCTTGAAATGCTGTTCTTTGAAAGAATAGGAAAATTCCAGCTTTGAAAACACATCGAATGAGGATACTGAATATTTCGAAGTTATCTtccaaatatttgtgtaaaaagtCATATCCAAGTTGTCAAAaacttttaagattttaaaaacgcCTTATAAAAAATGAGACtgataacaataatttgtttccCTATCCATTTGAATGAAGAAACTCATGTTCTATagtattaaatatagttttaaccCTAACCCGTCACGAGAACTTCCGCTATACAAAATacaaaccaaaacaatattttgtttcaccaATAGTTCTTTATTTTAAGCACAATTGGTCATTTGAGCTCTGCCCATAACAGGAACCGAACTCCGGAATTTACTGTTATAAGCCCCCACCCAGCTCACTGTTGAGTCACCTGAAGGGCTTTAGCAATAGTATACGAAGTAATAAATcgtctttaaaaataataatacgatTGTTGTATGCATTAATTTGCCACTGTAAATGTTTCCGAGTTTCGTAATTACTTATATAATTCACTTGTTTTCTGATATTCTGAAACAGGAAGcacgtttttaaatatatcacgTGCGCTAtaaattaacaagaataaaagTAATGATTTTACAAACACTTTTCTTCAGAATAATTGTTTATAGGTTATCAACATTAGTTATGTTATTTGTCTGTTTGGGCAATTTGAACTTTTCTAGAATAACATCCTTAAAACAGTCAGATTTAAATTCAAAAATCTTTGAATTCAGTAAGggaaaaacattattacaatttCCTAGTGTTGTCTGAGCCGCGGCATGAGTGAATCCCGCAATTGCATGGGGGGAGCCAAAAAAGAGCCAGAATCAGCCAGAATCGTAACTGCCTTTATAGAAACATAAATGTAGGAGGCACAATTACTTTTTATGCGGGGGTCCATCTTTTGTAGTTACGCCACTCTGTGTAAGCATAACCTTCCGCGACTGAAAAAACTTCCGAAGAAAATTTGTGTTATTTGATAGAAATTGAATCTAACTCAGAATAAAAAGATTTACAACCCTCcaacatatacattttttttactgatttaaaataGGTTTCAAACATCTTTCATGAAATGGAAATGGGGAGTACTTTCAACCAATACACACATCGAACATACCATGAATTCATAACGCAATTGTTTTTAACGGAACAATGGCATTCTGGTAATCCTCTGCTTAAGAATCAGTTCAAGTTTTCACGCCAACTACCAACGTTCAAAAGTATGTACAAAATTTCCAAAAGATCTGTCTAActgtttaactattttaaaaaatatttgaaaataatagtgcgtgtgtgttttttcatacagcaaagccacagcaggctatctgttgagtccaccgaggggaatggaacccctgattttagcgttgaaaatccgtggacttacgtctgtaccagcggaggac is part of the Tachypleus tridentatus isolate NWPU-2018 chromosome 4, ASM421037v1, whole genome shotgun sequence genome and encodes:
- the LOC143249579 gene encoding uncharacterized protein LOC143249579: MLEGMLQYFRALGIDDLSFLVVNSKDVMSQLMRPYLNRRVTFPVYQETSNEEVWSVLKGGKDDMFVYDRCGVLSYYIPFPQSVITRNNPIIAAAIFSTYFGNPCNNTCGNVTEDSVNYTATTAENVESVNYTATTAENVETVNYTAVNEIDITEAVTMTTEVEANETMTIVTSDYLEPDYNTTTDVYDFSWEITTSENNTDNPLNQDTTTTWLTDNNSTYNYDLNTTEEEKYENVTYIYVHPLDKKTYVLYPQTTSPPNSEKSEIELMFETLFSFFTRSRKDNENKENKVVSHKDTEHSAKYSSKGKLHDDTNHQHICDRVHCEEWTKKQLRLAYKCCKQVSRNKPELSYEVCRNFGKTQCKKAQVVLKCCSLKE